The Streptomyces sp. ALI-76-A nucleotide sequence CGGGAGAGCCGGTGCTCGCGCAAGGTGCGCGGCCTGTCGATAAGTTCACCGGGGGAGCACCACAACACACCGGCGAGGGCGGTGAGTTCGCGCCCGGCGGGCGAGGTGATCCCGCGTTCCCAGGCGATGACGAGGTCCGGGGTCACATAGGGCAGCCCGAACGAGGCGCGCATGCCGTAGGCGACGTGCTCGGGTCCCATTCCGAGAGCGGTTCGGAGTCTGCGGGCGGCGGGGGCGTCGAACAGGGGAGGCGGCGGCGGGCTGGGCGGATTCGGCGGTGGGGGTCGGTGCACGGCCACAAAGTAGGGGCCCGGGAGTGCGGTGACTACGGTCAGTTCGGCCAGGATCACAGATTGTAGGAAAATACGGTTTCGGTCGTGGGTTCGGGGTGGCCGAAGATCGTCCGTCGCCGACCCGGGGGCGGCCGGGTGGTGGGCGCGGGGCCGCCCGGACGGGCGGCCGGGCGGTCTGAGGCGCCCGCGTATGGGGCGAAGGGCAAGGTGGAGCGGCATATGCGCGCGGGTCCGCCCGCGCCGGACCTCCGGTTTCCCGCGACGGCCGGCGCCGACGGGACGCGGCGGGTCCCGCCCGTGCGGGCGGACATCGAAGACGCGTACGCCCTGGCCGACCCGCCGATCGGGCTCGGGAAGGCGCAGAACGCGCGGCGCGATCCGAACGTTCCGCTCACCCGGACGGGTGAGGTTCGGCGGGCTCACCCCCTTGACCGCGCCGCCCAGCGCGAACCCGCCGCCCAGCCGTCGGGCGATCAGTACGTACAGCAGGACGACCGGGGTCGAGTAGACGACGGAGAACGCTGCGCGCTGCCCGTACGCCACCATGCCCCGGTTGCCGAAGAACTGCGGCGGATCGACCGGTGCGGGCCCGGGCGGTCCCGGCGGTCCGGGTGTCCCCGGCGCACGCCCGGCACGGCCCGGTCTCCGGCACACTCGACGTACGCCGCGGGAAGGGAACCGAGTGCCGGAACAGGACGTCACCGTCGGGCAGTTGCTGCTCGCCGAATACCAGAGCGTCAAGGACGAGCAGAAGGCGCGGATCGGGTTCCGGGACAACCTGCTCTACGTGACCCTCGCCGTCGTGGCCGCCGTCATCGCCGCGACCGCGCAGGCCGAGCAGCCGTCGATGCTGCTCGCGCTGCCGCCGGTGTGCGTCGTGCTCGGGTGGACCTACCTCGTGAACGACGAGAAGATCTCGGCGATCGGTGCCTACGTACGGGAGGACCTGGGGCCCCGGCTCGCTGCGCTGGCCCGGCCTGGCGGCGGTTTCCAGGCGTTCGGCTGGGAGACCGCCCACCGCGGGGACGCGCGGCGCAGATCCCGCAAGGCCGTCCAGACCGCGGTGGACCTGACGGCGTTCTGTGCCGTGCCGCTGGCCGCGCTGGTCGTCTTCTGGGCGGACGGCGACGGCGGCCGACTCCTGGTCGCGGTGTCGGTACTGGAGGCGCTCGCCGTGACCGGGCTCGCCTCGCAGGTGGTGCGGTACGCGCGGGCGGCGTGACTCCTGTGCGAGGGGCGCGGGCCGAACGCGGCGTGGCTCCCGTCCCGAGGGGCGAGGTCCGTCAACGCCCCCGCCCCACCGCCCCCCGGACCCACCGGTACACCAGCTCCGGCCGCCCCACCTGCCCGTACACCGGAGCCCGCTCGGCCCACCCCGCCTCCACCAGGTGCTCCAGGTAGCGGCGGGCGGTGATCCGTGAGATGCCCACCGCCTCCGCGATGCCCGCCGCCGTCAGGCCCTCCACCGCGTCCCGCAGGGCACCCGTCACCCGCTCCAGCGTCGGACCGCTCAGCCCCTTGGGCAGTGCCGCCGGGCCGGGGGCCCGCAGCGTCGCCAGCGCCCGGTCGACCTCGTCCTGCCCGCTCGCCTCGCCCGCCGCCGCGTGGAACTCGGCGTACCTCACGAGGCGGTCCCGCAGGGTGGCGAAGGTGAACGGCTTCAGCACGTACTGCACCACCCCGAGCGAGACCCCCTCCCGGACCACCGTGAGATCGCGCGCCGACGTCACCGCTATCACGTCGGCCTGGTGGCCGGCCGCCCGCAGCGAACGCGCCAGCTGAAGTCCGTGCACATCCGGCAGGTGCAGGTCCAGGAGGAGCAGGTCGACCGGGGTGCGGTCCAGCGCCCGTCGCGCCTCCGCACCCGTGTGGGCCTTGCCGACGGCCGTGAAGCCCGCGACCCGGTTGACGTACATGACGTGGGCGTCGGCGGCGACCGGGTCGTCCTCCACGACCAGGACACGGATCAGGGGCTGCTGCTCGCTCGTCGTCATACGTCGCCTCCAGAAACCGCGCTTCCCGGGACGGCTCCGCGAGCCGCCCGGTCCTCGGCCACGCTCGCCGGGAGGGCTCCGCGAGCCGCCTCGTCGTCGGCCACGCCCTGCGCGACGACCCGCTGGGCCACGCCCTGCGGGTGGCCCCCCTCGGCCGCGCCCCCCGGGACGTCCCCCTCGGCCGTCCTGCCGACGCCACCCCCGTCCTCCAAGGGCAGCCGCACCTCGAAGCATGCGCCGCCCCCGTCGGCCTCCGCCACCGTCAGGGAACCCGCGTGCCGGTTCGCCGCCTGCCGCACGAGGGCCAGCCCGAGCCCCCGCCCGCCCGGCCCCGACGGCTTGGTGGAGAAGCCCCGCTGGAACACCATCTCCTTGTGGGCCGGGGCCACGCCCGCGCCCGTGTCGCACACCCGGAGCACCAGCTCACCGCGTTCCGTGTACGCCGTCACCGTCACCCGGGCCCGCATGCTGCCCTGGGCCGCGTCCACCGCGTTGTCGATCAGGTTGCCGAGGATGGTGACCAGGTCACGGGAGGGCAGCGAGGGCGGCAGCAGGCCGTCGTCCAGGCGACTGTCCTGCGACACCACCAGCTCCACGCCCCGCTCGTTGGCCTGCGCGGTCTTGCCCAGCAGCAGCGCCGCCAGCACCGGCTCGCTCACCGCCGCCACCACCTGGTCGGTGAGCGCCTGGGCCAGCTCCAGCTCGGCGGTCGCGAAGTCCACCGCCTCCGTCGCGCGGCCCAGCTCGATCAGGGAGACGACCGTGTGGAGGCGGTTCGCCGCCTCGTGGGCCTGCGAGCGCAGGGCCTGGGTGAAACCGCGCTCGGAGTCCAGCTCGCCCATCAGCGACTGGAGCTCGGTCACGTCCCGCAGGGTGACCACGGTGCCCCGGCGCTCGCCGCCCGACACCGGGGACGTGTTGATCACCAGCACCCGGTCCGCCGTCAGGTGCACCTCGTCCACCCGCGGCTCCGACGCCAGCAGCGCCCCGGTGAGAGGGGCGGGCAGGCCGATCTCGGCGACCGAACGTCCGACCACGTCCGCCTCCGACGCCACCCCGAGCAGCTCGCGTCCGCCGTCGTTGATCAGCGCCACCTTGTACTGCCCGTCCAGCATCAGCAGGCCCTCGCGCACGGCGTGCAGCGCGGCCTGGTGGTAGTCGTGCATCCGGCTCAGCTCGGTGGCGTTCATGTTGTGGGTGTGGCGGCGCAGCCGGGCGTTGACGACGTACGTGCCGACCGCGCCGAGCAGCAGCGCGCCGGCCGCCACGGCGAGCAGGGCCGTCAGCTGGCCCTGCACCCGCTTGGTGATCTCCTCGACCCGGATGCCGGCGCTGACCAGGCCGATGACCCGCCGGTCGCCGTCCACGACGGGGGCGACCGCGCGGACCGACGGACCCAGCGTGCCCGTGTAGGTCTCCGTGAAGGCCCTGCCGCGCACGGCGGGGGTGATGTGTCCCCGGAAGCGCTGGCCTATCTCCGACTCGACCGGGTGCGTCCAGCGGATGCCCCGCGGGTTCATGATCGTGACGAAGTCGACGTCGGTGTCGGCCGCCACCCGCAGCGCGTACGGCTGGAGCTCGGCCGTCGGGTCGGCGGTGCCGATCGCCTCGCGCACGGAGGGGGAGTCCGCGACGGATCGCGCCACCGCCAGGGTCTGCCGGCGCGCGGCGTCCTCGGCCTGGCTGCGGTCACTGACGTACGTGAACAGCGCGTACCCGGCGACGACGACCGCTATCAGCACGGCCTGCATGGCGAAGAGCTGGCCGGCCAGGCTGCGGGGTCTCGGGACACGGACGTGCATGCCGTCAGTCTGCCCCTTGGCTGATTGTGAACTAAATGAACGGAAGGGTGACCGCCCTCACACGGCGGGAGATAGTCACCGCATCCCCCCATGCAGAACCCGGCGGAACCGCAGCACGACCCCCGCGGAACCGCAGCAGATCCCCGCACTGCGTCCCCGCAGTACATCCCCATCCCGAACCCCCGGACGTGAGCCGCACGCCGGTGATGCCGACGACGTCGTCAAGGAGGGCAGCCGTGAGCAGCGCAGCCAATACGGCAGCTACCGCACCCAAAGCCAAACGGGACCGCACCCACTACCTCTACATCGCAGTGATCGTCGCGGTTGCCCTCGGCATCACCGTCGGTCTGGTCGCCCCCGACTTCGCGGTCGAGCTGAAGCCCATCGGTACCGGCTTCGTGAACCTGATCAAGATGATGATCTCCCCCATCATCTTCTGCACGATCGTGCTGGGCATCGGCTCGGTACGCAAGGCCGCCAAGGTCGGCGCCGTGGGCGGTATCGCCCTCGGATACTTCACGGTCATGTCGCTGGTCGCCCTGAGCATCGGCCTGGTCGTCGGCAACATCCTGGAGCCCGGCACGGGCCTCGCGGTGACCGACGCGGTCAAGGAGGTCGGCCAGGCGCAGGTGGCGCCGGAGGCCAAGGACACCACCGAGTTCCTGCTCGGGATCATCCCGACCACGATGGTCTCCGCCTTCACCGGCGGCGAGGTGCTGCAGACCCTGCTGATCGCCCTGCTCGCCGGGTTCGCGCTCCAGGCCATGGGCCCGGCCGGTCAGCCGATCCTGCGCGGTGTCGAGCACATCCAGCGGCTCGTCTTCCGCATCCTGGCGATGGTGATGTGGGCCGCCCCGATCGGCGCCTTCGGCGCGATCGCCGCGGTCACCGGCTCGGCGGGCGTGGACGCGCTCAAGAGCCTGGCCGTCCTGATGCTCGGGTTCTACGTCACCTGCTTCCTGTTCGTCTTCATCGTGCTCGGCATCCTGCTGCGGGCGGTCGCCGGCCTGAACATCCTCACGCTCTTCAAGTACCTGGGCCGTGAGTTCCTGCTGATCCTTTCGACCTCGTCGTCCGAGTCGGCGCTGCCGCGGCTCATCGCGAAGATGGAGCACCTCGGCGTCAGCAAGCCGGTGGTCGGCATCACCGTCCCGACCGGCTACTCCTTCAACCTCGACGGCACCATGATCTACATGACCATGGCGTCCCTGTTCATCGCCGACGCCATGGGTACGCCGATGTCGGTCGGCGAGCAGATTCCGCTGCTGCTGTTCCTGCTGGTCGCCTCGAAGGGCGCGGCGGGTGTCACCGGCGCGGGTCTGGCCACCCTGGCGGGCGGTCTCCAGTCGCACAAGCCGGCCCTGGTGGACGGCATCGGCCTGATCGTCGGCATCGACCGCTTCATGAGCGAGGCGCGCGCCCTGACGAACTTCGCGGGCAACGCCGTCGCCACGGTCCTGATCGGCACCTGGACGAAGGAGATCGACCGCGCCCGCGTCGACCAGGTGCTCGCCGGTCAGCTGCCCTTCGACGAGGAGACGCTCCTCGACGACGGCCACGGCGGCGGCGCCCACGGCCAGGACACCCACGCGGAGATCCCCGAGCAGGGCGGCGAGAAGGAGCTGGCGAAGGCCTGAGGACGGTTCCGGGCCTGTCGGCCGGTCCGCCGGCCGCACGCCCTCCCCTCCGCCCTCCCCTCCGGCCTCCCCTCCGGCCTCACGGCCGGTCCGTCCGGCCCCCAAGCCGGGCCGGGCCCGGCGCCTGAACCCGGGCCCGTCCCGTCGGCCCCGGGCGGCTGGGTACTCCCCCGTAGCCCAGCCGTCCGGTTGTCGTGAACAGAGCGGCCAGGTCACCTTCCCCGGGTGACCTGGCCGCTCGGCGTTGTGTGTGCCCGGCGTCCGCGGGCGCCGCTGAAGCGTGGCTCAATCGCTCAGCTCGGCCACCAGCTCGGTGGCACGTGAGGCAGGTACTCCCGCCGCGGTCAGTACGGTGACCGCGGCCGAGCGGCCCGCCTCCTCGGACGCCAGGAGGCCGTCGTTCACCGCCTCCATCAGCGCGAACACCGTCTGCTCCTGGACGTACGCCAGGGCCGGCGCCGGCAGCGGTGAGGCGAAGACGCCCTCCTCCAGGCCGCGCCGCAACAGCTCGACGCTGACCTGCCGTACCGGGGTGAGGCGGTCCCGGATGCCCTGCATGGTCACGCTGCGCTGGGCGAGCGCGATCAGGATGCGGTAGCGGTCGGCGACCTCCCAGACCGCCAGTACCGAGCGGGCGACGGCCTCCGCTGGGTCCGCCACCCCGTCCCGGCCCGCCGCGTGCGCGGCCGCCACCGACTCCACGGCGCCGTCGACGAGGGTGCCGATCAGCGCCTCACGGTTGGGGAAGTGCCCGTACACCGTCCGCCGTACCACCCCCGCGGCGCGGGCGATCTGGTCCATCGACGCGTCGGGGTCGCGCAACAGCTCGCCGAGTGCGACGTCGAGGATGCGCCGGCGGTTTGCGTCGGCGCGGCTGGTGTTACCCGTGCTCATGGCTGCCATTCTGCACGCCCCGCCCCGGGACGCCGTGGTCCCTTCGCAAGGGCTTCACCTCCTCCATTTGCACAGTGTTGTGCAGTGGACGTACATTGCACAAGGTTGAGCAATTGCACGTTGCTGTGCAAGTCGAACGCGCACGCTGTGAGGAAGGCGACTCCTGCCCATGCGACTCGTGATGAACGAACCGGTCGAGAGGATGGACCGGCCCTACTCCCGGCGCTGGTGGGCGCTGCTGGTCCTGTGTCTGAGCCTGCTGATCATCGTGATGGCGAACACCGCCCTCACCGTCGCCGCGCCCGACATGACCCAGGACCTGGGCCTGTCCAGCGCGGACCTCCAGTGGGTCATCGACGGCTACACCGTCCCGTACGCGGCGCTGATGCTGCTGCTCGGCGCGATCGGCGACAAGTACAGCCGCCGCGGCGCCCTCGTCCTGGGGCTGTTCGTGTTCGGGGGCGGGGCCGTGGCGGGCTCGCTCGTCGGCAGCTCCGCCGGGGTGATAGCGGCCCGCGCGGTGATGGGGGTGGGCGCGGCCATGATCATGCCCGCCACGCTCTCCCTGCTCGCCGCCACCTTCCCGCGCGCGGAACGGGCGAAGGCGATCACCCTGTGGACCGCCACGGCCGGTCTCGCCATCGCGGCCGGCCCGCTGCTCGCGGGCGCGCTGCTGGAACACCACAGCTGGAAGTCCACGTTCCTGATCAACGTGCCCGTCGCCGCCCTCGCGGTCGTCGGCGCCCTCCTGCTCGTCCCGCCGTCCAAGGCCCACGGGAAGGGGCGGATCGACTACGTCGGCGGACTGCTGTCGGTCGTCTGGATCGGCGCGCTGGTCTACATGATCATCGAGGGGCCGCACTTCGGCTGGGGCGTCAAGGCGGTCACGGCCGCGGTCGTCGCGGGTGCCGGGCTCGTCCTGTTCGTGGTGTGGGAGCTGCGCCACCCGCGCCCGGTCGTCGACGTACGCCGCTTCACCGAGCGCCGGTTCGCGGGCTCCAACCTCGCCGTGGCCCTGTTCTTCCTGGCCGTCTTCGGCGCGTTCTACTACCTCACCCAGCATCTCCAGTTCGTCCTCGGCTACAGCGCCCTGGACACCGGTCTGCGCATGCTGCCCCTGGCCGGCGCGGTCTTCGTCGGCTCTGCCCTCACCGGCTACCTCACCCCGCGCGTCGGCATGAACGTCACGGTCACCGCGGGCATGGTCGGCGGCACGGTGGCCCTCGCGCTGCTCACCCAGGTCGACGCCGGTTCGTCGTACGGCGATCTCGTCGCCCCCCTCGTCGTCCTGGGCCTCGCGATCGGGCTCGCGCTCTCGCCCTGCACGGACGCGATCATGGGGGCGTTCCCCGAGTCCGAACTGGGCGTCGGCGGCGCCGTGAACGACACCTCGCTGGAGCTCGGCGGCTCGCTCGGCATCGCCATCCTCGGCTCGCTGCTGGCCACGTCGTACTCCGGCCACCTCGCGGACGCGACCGCCGGCAGCGGGCTGCCCGCGTCCGCCCTGGCCACCGCCCAGGACTCGGTCGGCGCCGGGTACGGGGTCTCCCAGGGCATCGCCGGACAGGCCGAGAAGGCCGCCGCGCAGGCGGCCCGCGCGGCCGACCCGCAGCAGGCGGAGCAGTTGCGGGCGCAGGCCGGCCAACTGACCGAGAGCGCCCGCCGGATGGCCGACGCGGTCGGCTCCTCCTTCTCCGACGCGGTCGCCCACACCAGCCTGATCGGTGCGGTGGTGCTGGGCGTCGGCACGGTGGTCGTCGCGGTGCTGCTGCCGCGCCGGGCGGCGGAGGTGACACGGGAGAGCGGGGACCGGGAGAAGGAACTGGCCGGCAGCCGCTGACCCGGTGAGATCCGGGCGTTGTCCCGGGGCTCTGCCCCCGGCCTCCGAGGTCTGTGCCCGCCCGCCATCGATTCGGTCGGCCGGGATGTGGCCCTTGTCCTGAGGGCTCCGCCCCGGGGCCTGTGCCGGCCCGCCACCCGACTCGGTCCGCCAGGACGTGGAACTCGCCGTGGCGCCCCGCGCCGCCGGTGGCGTACCTCAGTCGCCTCTCCCCAGCGTCTCCGCCACCGCGCGCGGCAGCCACCGCCGGGTGTCGCCGAAGGAGAAGCCGAGGCGGGTGGCGCGGGAGTTGTCCATGCCGTAGGAGCGGGTGAACGAGAAGGGGGAGACCTCGCCGACCTCGACCGCGCGCCACACGGTCTCGCCGTCCGGGAAACGGTCGGCCACCGCCGCGCACAACTCCTCGGTGGTCAGCAGCCCGTGGGAGGCCGCGTTGACCGGGCCGGTGAAGTCCTGGTCCACCGCCCAGGCCAGGAAGTCGGCGATCTCCTCGACGTGGATGTAGGTGGCGGGCTGGTTGTCCACCGGTACGGCGATCGGCTCGCCGGCGCGGATGCGGTCGGCGTAGTGCTGGAGCCGGCCGGTGAAGTCGTCGGCGCCGCCCAGGACATGGGCCACGCGGACGGCCGCGGAGGGGAAGGCGGGGTCGGCGGCGAGGACCGCCTCCGCCTGCCGCTTGCCCTCGCCGTAGTGAGTGTCGAGGAACTCCGGCTTCTCCCAGGGGAGTCCGAGGTCCACCGGGACGGTCGTCGGGTCGACCGCCGCCTCCCGCACCGGCGCGATCGAGTCCTCGTACTCGTACACCTCGACCGTCGAGGTCAGCACATAGCGGCGGGTCCGGCCGGCGAGGACCCGGCGGGCGATCGCCGCCTGGCGCGGGGTGTAGCAGACCTGGTCGACGACGACGTCGAAGGCGCGTGCGCCGAGCGCCCGCCGCAGCGCTTCCTCGTCGTTCCGGTCGGCGACCAGGTGGACAGCGCCCGCGGGCGGCGAGGAGGAACCGCGGTTCAGTACGGTCACCCGGTCCCCGGCGGCGAGCAGCCGCGTGACGAGCCGCTTGCCGACATAACGGTTTCCGCCGATGACCAGTACCTCTCGCGCCTTTTCCATGACCATAATTCTCCAGCCGTACCCGCCCGTCCTGAAGGGGGAACCATGGGAGTTCCGGCCGCCGCGCCGAAAGAACCTCGGCAGATACGTGCCGCCGCCGACGAAACATCGGTGGCCTTCGACGCGCTGGACCGACACATCCTGGAACTCCTGCAGACCGACGGCCGGATCAAGCTCAGCGAACTGGGCCGCCGGGTGAGGCTCAGCCCGGCGGCGGTCACCGAGCGGGTGCGGCGCCTGGAGGCGGCGGGCGTCATCAGCGGTTACGGCGCCCAGGTCGTCCCGGCCCGGCTGGGCTACCGCCTCCAGGCGTTCGTCCGGGTCGATCCGCACGGCGGCTTCACCCTCAAGCACCCCAGGACCCTGGAACTGATCGGGCGTCCGGAGATCATCGAAGCGCACCACGTGGTCGGCGAGGACTGCTGGATCCTCAAGGTCGCCGTCCGGGACACGGTGCACCTGGAGGAGGTCCTGGAGAGGATCTCCGCCCTGGGCCGTACCACGACGTCGATCGTGCTGACCTCCCCGGTGGAGCGGAAACCGCTGTTGCCCTGACGTCGGCGTCAAGGCCTACGTTCGTGTCATGCGCATCGGCGAGCTGGCCGCGCGGGCCGGGACCACGACCCGGACGTTGCGGTACTACGAGGCACGGGGGCTGCTGCCCGCGAAGCGGAACGGCAACGGGTACCGCGTCTACGACGAGGACGACCTGCTGCTGCTCCGGCAGATCAGGACGCTGCGGGACTTCGGGTTCGACCTGGAGGAGACGCGACCGTTCGTGGAGTGTCTGCGGGCCGGACACCCGGAGGGCGACACCTGCCCGGCGTCGCTCGCGGTCTACCGGCGCAAGCTGGACGAACTCGACGCGCTGATCGGTGAGTTGCAGGCCGTGCGCGCGCAGGTCGGCGCACAGCTGGTGCGGGCCGAACGGGCGCGGGACGAGCTGGCCGCCGAGGCGGCGGCTCCGGGTGGTCCGGAGCCGGTGTGCGAGTTGGGAGGGGTCGACGAGTGAGCGGGGCAACGGGCGTGACCGAGGTGACGGACGCGGACTTCGAGGCGGAGGTGATCGGCGCGGATCTGCCGGTGCTGGTGGAGTTCACCGCCGACTGGTGCCCGCCGTGCCGGCAGATGGGACCGGTGCTCAGCGCCCTCGCCGCCGAGGAGGGTGAGCGGCTCAAGGTGGTGCGGCTGGACGTGGACACCAACCCGGAGACCACGAACACGTACAAGGTGCTGTCGATGCCGACGTTCCTGGTGTTCCGCGGCGGTGAACCGGTGAAGGCGATGGTGGGGGCCCGGCCCAAGCGGCGGCTGCTGGCGGAGCTGGAAGAGGTCCTCTGACCTGTCCCCACACGAAGAAATCCCCCGAGCAATTGCGCTCGGGGGATTTCTTTGCGTATATTCAATGGTTTGCGGCTTCAGGGGACCTGTAATTGATCCGGCCGCAAAAGAAGTTCAGTGAGCACAGTATATCCGGGCGGGAGTGGAATTGTCAAACGCCGACTTTCCAGATCGTGAATTGACGCGCGAGCAGGAATTCATCGACGACCTGTACGCACGCGTGGACGCGCTGCGCGGCGACACCGAGGTCTCCGTCACGGACGC carries:
- a CDS encoding sensor histidine kinase, producing MHVRVPRPRSLAGQLFAMQAVLIAVVVAGYALFTYVSDRSQAEDAARRQTLAVARSVADSPSVREAIGTADPTAELQPYALRVAADTDVDFVTIMNPRGIRWTHPVESEIGQRFRGHITPAVRGRAFTETYTGTLGPSVRAVAPVVDGDRRVIGLVSAGIRVEEITKRVQGQLTALLAVAAGALLLGAVGTYVVNARLRRHTHNMNATELSRMHDYHQAALHAVREGLLMLDGQYKVALINDGGRELLGVASEADVVGRSVAEIGLPAPLTGALLASEPRVDEVHLTADRVLVINTSPVSGGERRGTVVTLRDVTELQSLMGELDSERGFTQALRSQAHEAANRLHTVVSLIELGRATEAVDFATAELELAQALTDQVVAAVSEPVLAALLLGKTAQANERGVELVVSQDSRLDDGLLPPSLPSRDLVTILGNLIDNAVDAAQGSMRARVTVTAYTERGELVLRVCDTGAGVAPAHKEMVFQRGFSTKPSGPGGRGLGLALVRQAANRHAGSLTVAEADGGGACFEVRLPLEDGGGVGRTAEGDVPGGAAEGGHPQGVAQRVVAQGVADDEAARGALPASVAEDRAARGAVPGSAVSGGDV
- a CDS encoding NAD-dependent epimerase/dehydratase family protein; this encodes MVMEKAREVLVIGGNRYVGKRLVTRLLAAGDRVTVLNRGSSSPPAGAVHLVADRNDEEALRRALGARAFDVVVDQVCYTPRQAAIARRVLAGRTRRYVLTSTVEVYEYEDSIAPVREAAVDPTTVPVDLGLPWEKPEFLDTHYGEGKRQAEAVLAADPAFPSAAVRVAHVLGGADDFTGRLQHYADRIRAGEPIAVPVDNQPATYIHVEEIADFLAWAVDQDFTGPVNAASHGLLTTEELCAAVADRFPDGETVWRAVEVGEVSPFSFTRSYGMDNSRATRLGFSFGDTRRWLPRAVAETLGRGD
- a CDS encoding response regulator — translated: MTTSEQQPLIRVLVVEDDPVAADAHVMYVNRVAGFTAVGKAHTGAEARRALDRTPVDLLLLDLHLPDVHGLQLARSLRAAGHQADVIAVTSARDLTVVREGVSLGVVQYVLKPFTFATLRDRLVRYAEFHAAAGEASGQDEVDRALATLRAPGPAALPKGLSGPTLERVTGALRDAVEGLTAAGIAEAVGISRITARRYLEHLVEAGWAERAPVYGQVGRPELVYRWVRGAVGRGR
- a CDS encoding thioredoxin domain-containing protein, with translation MSGATGVTEVTDADFEAEVIGADLPVLVEFTADWCPPCRQMGPVLSALAAEEGERLKVVRLDVDTNPETTNTYKVLSMPTFLVFRGGEPVKAMVGARPKRRLLAELEEVL
- a CDS encoding MerR family transcriptional regulator gives rise to the protein MRIGELAARAGTTTRTLRYYEARGLLPAKRNGNGYRVYDEDDLLLLRQIRTLRDFGFDLEETRPFVECLRAGHPEGDTCPASLAVYRRKLDELDALIGELQAVRAQVGAQLVRAERARDELAAEAAAPGGPEPVCELGGVDE
- a CDS encoding Lrp/AsnC family transcriptional regulator, producing the protein MGVPAAAPKEPRQIRAAADETSVAFDALDRHILELLQTDGRIKLSELGRRVRLSPAAVTERVRRLEAAGVISGYGAQVVPARLGYRLQAFVRVDPHGGFTLKHPRTLELIGRPEIIEAHHVVGEDCWILKVAVRDTVHLEEVLERISALGRTTTSIVLTSPVERKPLLP
- a CDS encoding TetR/AcrR family transcriptional regulator — encoded protein: MAAMSTGNTSRADANRRRILDVALGELLRDPDASMDQIARAAGVVRRTVYGHFPNREALIGTLVDGAVESVAAAHAAGRDGVADPAEAVARSVLAVWEVADRYRILIALAQRSVTMQGIRDRLTPVRQVSVELLRRGLEEGVFASPLPAPALAYVQEQTVFALMEAVNDGLLASEEAGRSAAVTVLTAAGVPASRATELVAELSD
- a CDS encoding cation:dicarboxylase symporter family transporter → MSSAANTAATAPKAKRDRTHYLYIAVIVAVALGITVGLVAPDFAVELKPIGTGFVNLIKMMISPIIFCTIVLGIGSVRKAAKVGAVGGIALGYFTVMSLVALSIGLVVGNILEPGTGLAVTDAVKEVGQAQVAPEAKDTTEFLLGIIPTTMVSAFTGGEVLQTLLIALLAGFALQAMGPAGQPILRGVEHIQRLVFRILAMVMWAAPIGAFGAIAAVTGSAGVDALKSLAVLMLGFYVTCFLFVFIVLGILLRAVAGLNILTLFKYLGREFLLILSTSSSESALPRLIAKMEHLGVSKPVVGITVPTGYSFNLDGTMIYMTMASLFIADAMGTPMSVGEQIPLLLFLLVASKGAAGVTGAGLATLAGGLQSHKPALVDGIGLIVGIDRFMSEARALTNFAGNAVATVLIGTWTKEIDRARVDQVLAGQLPFDEETLLDDGHGGGAHGQDTHAEIPEQGGEKELAKA
- a CDS encoding MFS transporter — encoded protein: MRLVMNEPVERMDRPYSRRWWALLVLCLSLLIIVMANTALTVAAPDMTQDLGLSSADLQWVIDGYTVPYAALMLLLGAIGDKYSRRGALVLGLFVFGGGAVAGSLVGSSAGVIAARAVMGVGAAMIMPATLSLLAATFPRAERAKAITLWTATAGLAIAAGPLLAGALLEHHSWKSTFLINVPVAALAVVGALLLVPPSKAHGKGRIDYVGGLLSVVWIGALVYMIIEGPHFGWGVKAVTAAVVAGAGLVLFVVWELRHPRPVVDVRRFTERRFAGSNLAVALFFLAVFGAFYYLTQHLQFVLGYSALDTGLRMLPLAGAVFVGSALTGYLTPRVGMNVTVTAGMVGGTVALALLTQVDAGSSYGDLVAPLVVLGLAIGLALSPCTDAIMGAFPESELGVGGAVNDTSLELGGSLGIAILGSLLATSYSGHLADATAGSGLPASALATAQDSVGAGYGVSQGIAGQAEKAAAQAARAADPQQAEQLRAQAGQLTESARRMADAVGSSFSDAVAHTSLIGAVVLGVGTVVVAVLLPRRAAEVTRESGDREKELAGSR